The Anopheles moucheti chromosome 3, idAnoMoucSN_F20_07, whole genome shotgun sequence genome contains the following window.
CTACTTCCGACATTATTTATCGCATAAACGACAACATGACCGTTACCGGAGAAACTTGTAAATCAGCTGCTGGTTTGCGATCCAGCCAAACACGACCAGTGCACCAAATTGCAGAAAATCGCtgtttgcaatatttcaaatgttgtgaACGTTGCCAGGCCTGTTTGAAGTGGCTGTCAATCGAGTGCTGCTGTTCAAAGTGtggcaacaaaacccaaaaggaGGAACCTTTGGCAAAATCTATTCTGCCAACCTGCTGCAACGACCCGTCCGAATTGGGGCCGGCACCCAAAGGAAAAACGCCATCTTTCTACGGTTTGGACACAATGGAAGCTTGTTCCCaatcgtgtcgattgtgccacatttgccAAATTCGTTGTATCGATTGCGCATACCAAATGAGCCTGAAGGATGAGTCCAAATCGTCCAGCTCTTTCAGCTCTTTCAGCTGTGTTCCTCGACAGATTATATCTGCAACCGCTCCAACGACGGCCACAAAGGCCAGACCTGTtacccgtcgtccgtggcgtactggtcgtccatcccacggtcccaaaccCGCCTGCGTTATGCTGGGAAATGACAACAACGAATctaccaaccagccgactgctgatggcaaagatcgtgtcagtgcggccagacctgttacccgtcgtccgtggcgtaccggtcgtccatcccacggtcccaaacccgctaccaaccagccgactgctgatggcaaagatcgtgtcagGGCGGCACAGATtcgcaaaaacaacaacgacaatgTACCCGTTTCGTCGAAAAAAACGGTCGGCTTCCGTACGGATGATCCTGCACAAGGTGATCACAAGCAGAAATCAACGCTTCACCAACGGAAAGATGTCAAATCCAAAGCTCCCGGAGTAGGTGGAGGTGCAgcgaaggaaagcaaacctactggaaagggcagcaaaaagtaaatcacaccacaacagttagtgtttcgttttgaagcctcgatgccgtcagatggcgatacggttcggtttgttggaTATTTCTCCAACATGTCCGGCTAATCGCAGCCGTTCATACACCTATTTCTTTATCTTATTTCTTTATACACATATTTCGTTATCTTGTATCGTAcctttggaactaaaaatagaaattaattattaaattattatttaattattattattatttattattaattattatttaattattaaagaaattaaagatactaaaaacaaagtactgcatgaaggttttttttttattaaataatgtaatagttatttttctgcatgtttccatttttaagaAGCGTTTGTGCTACAGTTTACAACTACagttaaacaaacacggctttagattcggcacatttagttgccagcagtttcagcagtagtaaatgtggaggggaaagataatttctcggatagtgcataatttcgtagtggaaattaacGTGAACCTCGTGACAATTAAAAAGGGTACGGTGACACATGTTGCCATTATGTCATCGCTTTGCACTcgtcaacaattaaatgatgcaataatgagttggagtgcaccctttagtaatatgttttcattttcttaagagaaggtgaattagtattgacgttgtcgaatagttgaaattaataaaagtgtgttttaaatcaCATCTGTTTCAACGAGAACATATATCTTCACTGTACTATACCTATGATGCATAGCTAATTTTTTACTGAAAATGTTTGGCAATTATGCAAGTCAAGCGAAGACAGCTAAGGctttaataaagttataaCAATTTATCTTACCTggttttttacataaatttcaattttaatggtaatttctttacattctgtttgttaaattttgttttaaattccgTGCTAACCTAACCTTAAAgtaaccttttttatatttatatttttattgcaagttgttttctcttcttttagcttcttttcatactttatgagccattgttttgttaattgtgtaatgctaaacgttacagtgatttttattcttttgttacatCGTTCCTCATCCAAAATGCtgtagattttctttcttggtgaactgaatttacaagtcctataataaattgtctttctcTACATCTTAAAACACTAATCTAACCGTTTTAATAGTCtgaacaacaatttcgtcaaaaataagtggcaaacattttccgatgaaaaactgaacaatttacactctcgctcaccaagtttcttcgaaaggaagaggcaaattttgcatagtgcaaagtggaaagttactactacacaaattttttggggcccccgacacggcgaggccctaggcgaccgcctacaccgcctaccgtttgatccgccgctgtactCACTTTAATAGTTCTTTGACTCAAATCAATTTACCTTGCTCTTGCAATGGGGTATGATCCGAAGCCACTTGATGATCCTGACAACCCCTTGTAGATGGTGACGCAGCGCAGAAAAGGAGGGGATTGAGTCCTCCAACGTTTGGGAAGATAACTAAACGTAAATTCTAGCTGTCACGAGAGTCTATCACtttgacttatagaagatggtcccgAAATTTGGTCGACTTTGGTCATTATTATTCGTACTAGTATGGCAAGTTTGTCCGGGATTCCAACAGAGTTCATTGCGTCGTAACCGTTATCTGGCTAACCTGACTATCAAGGCTATGCTATCGTATGCGGCCTTGAAGTCAATGAAGAGATGGAAAGAATAGAGTTGCTGTTCCGTCATCTTCTCCAAGATCTGCCGCATAGTGAGAGCATCTGATCAGTGGTTGATTTCCCGTTTCGGTGGTtgattcggtggtggtggttgatttCCCTCTGTGATAGTTTCCAACTACTATtcctggcgtaacgacctagttaaaatgcgatgaattttgttttctagtgCTGCAACCTCAATTTTTTATCAGTCGGTGCCTGGTGCTTTATCATTGTTGAGTCGACGGAACGGTAGCAGTACACGTGTAGCttatattatgttttgcaactcaaaccatttttaataagatatccatgaaatatttgtaaaaattgaattattttgtatATATTAGACGTAAAAAAGTTGCTTTTGTTAAATATGTATATCGTGCTATTTTCGTATCATGTCTTAATTTGCTTGTAAAATGACTTGTAATTCTGAAAAACCCTCATTAAACGAAAATCCCCTACGTCATTGATCGCAGAAAGGGGCAAAAAAGCATTAGGAGCCTATTTTATACTTCATGCTTCTTCCTCCGTGCTGTGCGTTGAAACCGGTTAGTGACTAAGCTGACAAAGCATAGCCGCACCACGCAAAACCCAATGGTCCGGTTTCACATTGGGATCACAATTTAGCAACAACgctatgacaaagttagtactgTGGCccgtcgtggaaagcgtaccGCGCTGTTCGGCCGTCTTGTATACCGGACAGCGGTACGTGTGCCGCGGAACAAAATCGTCTTTTTTCATCGGTTTCAGCAGAATCTAAAAGAGCAAATATGAATTTAGCGACAGGAAAACCTTACCATCTTAAGCAGTACTCTCGTATGGCACGGTATCAAACAGGACGCGTGGTATAGACTCCTGCAGATCCCATCCTGCCCTTTTCCCTATCCCATTATCGAACACTAGCAGATCGATCGGTATGACGTACTTGCGGGCAAAGTTTTGCTGTGCGCCGGTCAAAAATGCCTGGGTGAAGAAAAAGCCCGACACCCAGAATGTTGCTGGCGGGCCTTCGTCGTACCATTTTTGCAGGAATTCTAACCGCGCGATAAAGTCCGCAATGTACGAGCCGAGCGTTTTCAGGCTCGGGTAGGAACGCTTCGCCCAGACGGATGGGATCTTGCCGACCAGTATCGCGCTGACCACCTCTTCCACGGTTGGTGACACGGCGACAAGACCCTGCATGGCTTTGCGAGCCGTCTGGAGTCTACCCCGGATGCAGATGAGTAGATTGTTAAACGGTACCATCTCCTGCACCAGTACCGTATTCATGCTCTGCAGAAGATAAGGGAGTATCGTGTATATAAGTATTCCTTATATTCCGAGTATTTCCGAGTATTCCTGTATTCGAGAGAAATCTCAGTGCGAGAGCTGACGAGTTACCTGATGATAGTCGGTCGGATACTTCTCCAGTGCGGCGTCCCGATCAAACTCTGGCGGAAGAAGCTTCAAAATGTTTGACGATACGCTAATCACAAGCTCGGCAGGAGTTTCcctgaacacaccggttgatGTGTTCTGTGCGAGAATAACATACTCAATTAGTAGACTACTTACGTTACGttaatgttttagaaaatcaaGAATTGGTTAcagtaatttaatgaaacttaaaaacaaaatcaaacagtttccaattttttacAAACCTTTAAATCCTCAAGAATCTACCATTGTCAATTGAGTGTGGAAATCCAATGGAAATTTAGCCAATTAGTAGaatgaaacataatcaatttttgtttaaaattttttgaaccAGGTTTGGCAATTTAACCTAATTTTACATTACCTTCATTTGCAGCAAATGCTAATGGTGGGTATTTTGGGAATGTAGCATTAAATTCAGATAATAAAGTTACTTAACATTGaaaagtaaattgttttaaagttcCAGTGTGTGTCAGTCAAGGCAGTTTAAATGTATGTCACCTATATTTACTAATCAGTGAGGTACTGTGGGATTTAACCAGAAGAATACCTGGCATACTTACCGTACGATCCTTCAGTTTGCATCCGATAAGAAAATGGCGTTACTGACTACAGATGTACTACACCTAACAACCGACATACCTGTGTCTTGAGCGTATTGGCCAACAAAGTGTCCGTTCTCTCGTTCTCCAGCACCTGCGCCGTGCAGAACTTTGCTAGAAGCGTATTCAAACACCGACGATCCCAATCATCCGTTACACGGCCACCGTAGTTACACTCTCCGGTTAGGTAGCGTAGTGCCACATACGGTACTTTTTCATACTCGTCCAAAAACATTCGCAACTGCGTCAAGCTGATGCTCAGATCGGTCTCGTTAAACTCGTACAGTATGTTCCAACCGATCGGACCAAACTGGCGCCGCTCCTGCACGACACCGTGGAAGAAGCACAGACTGAACAGGAGCTTTTCCGAACGTTGTTGGCGCCATAGATTCGAAACATGTTCGAGTCAAATGTCCAAATCGATCTGAGTCTCATTTTTTCAATTATAAAAAGTTTTTTTCGGTCCATCTTCAAGCGATTGTCGACGATAAAGGAAGATACATTACCGTAGATATTGGAGATTATGGTAGACGAAGCGATAGCGGCGTGTTCATGAACAGCAACACATTTCGAAATATAGAAAACAATACTTTACGATTTCCCCCATCTAGGCCAATTGAAGGATGCTCCATGCATATGCCATATGTGTTACTCGGAGATCAAGGATATCCGCTTAAAGATTATTTAATGAGGCCATATCCTGCGAACAGTGGTGAAGCGGAGGAATTATACAATAGGTTTCATAACAGCAttagaaaaattgttgaatGCACTTTTGGAATTACAGTTTGTAAGTGGAGGTGTTTAAAAACTGAATTGCAAATGGAGCCTAAGAATTTAGATgtcataattaaaacaatatgctTATTGCATAATATATGTATAGACTTTAGAGGCAATACAGGTAGAAGTAATACAATAAATATACCACAAGAGATCAGTCGACGCAGTAGGCGTAATAATAATGCAACCAGAAGGGCATACCGAATTAGGGatgaatttaaaaactttttctTGAGAAATAGTGATATTAtcgaatagtttttttattgtaaataattATGGTTAGgattatattttcaattttaaatttctacACCACTTAACATATTCtgctttgaaaaataaattcttttgcACATTGAACTGAGTGCGTACAACGAGCATGGCGATTTCCATAGAGCATCACTTTGAATCGAATGCTGCGGCCTAACCTGAACTAATCATTTTTATGTTCTATTATCTTTCATAAGGCATATTATTCCTTTCTAACATCTTTATAAAACTGTATGTTTCTCAATACCTTATACTATAATAAAAGTATTAAAACTTTTATATTGTGACCAGCGTTGTTTTGAATCGTAATCTTAAAATTGTTATGGTTATACTATATCCTTAtggttaattaaaaatgttattttagcGCGTTCGCTGTGTTTTTTCCCTAGTTGTTATTACCTTTGTTGTTATCTTTTTCGGATCTAATGAACCagagcaccaccaccaccagatcAGCAGCTCCAGAATCGACCCGGCTAAAAACGTCGACCTAAATTCCAGACCTGGACAGGCTGAAACCGACATATTCGACCCAATAACCAGCACCTATTTCATGTGACTTccttgaataaaataaacctaAAAAGGAACATTGAAATTTACTTACCATACATCTTAAAACGCCTGCCACTTGTTTCCACGACTTCTCCACTAGCGGTTTGTTGCTGTAGCCCGGATCCGTTGGGCACCACAACAACTTTCGCTTCTGGACCAAACTGATCAATAATTCTATATTGATGTGTTCCATTTCtgaaaaaaacgattaaatacattatgaattcatttttttatgatatGGAATACGTACCGTTCGATCGATTCaaattgttcaattttattcaaaacaaattgtgaataattttaaacgtgctgatttttttgttgttgttgacgatccgttaattgttttgatttcccccccccccaaaacgcTTGTCAGATGTTTTTGACACCCAAGATGCACATATGCTAGCTATGCGAACGACAAGTTTCACGAGgtttatagaaaaaacaaaatgatttgtATGACGACAGATGTTTTACCAAGTTTTACGGGATTTCTCAGAGCACCTCCATAGAACGCCATACGTTTGTATTTGTCGttggtcgtatacgacaaatcCCAGAGCAGGCCCCAAGTTTTACGGGATTTCTCAGAGCACCTCCATAGAACGCCATAcgtttgtatttgttgttggtcgtatacgacaaatcCCAGAGCAGGCCCTTTCCTAGACTagactagacttattttaccacgtagccgaatagtcagtccttgctacggaggattggtccgggtcgttcgtgtgaaggccggcgccgctaccatcatgccaccgggccatGCCAATGATGATTTGTCATATCAGATCACGAAAAACATCATCAGAAAACATGGGCAATTGTTTCGGGATCTGTATGGACCAAATGCCAATTGCGAACCCTGCAATAATCGTTGATCTTTCTGTATCAAATTGAACGCATTATGTATTGATCTTGACTACATTCTGCATATTCTGCGTACTGTTTCTCCAAAGTACGCGTACTGTTTGGTCAAATCATGACATTTAATTGAAATCTGCATTTCatataaaatttatcaaattcTTAACTGAAATAGAGGTCATAAAGATAGTAAAATAAACTCTGCAGTTCATGTGGCAGCTgtcaaattaaattgaatggaATCTTCTATACATCTTGACACATTCCATGTGTGCAATTCCACCTGTTGTGCTGCTGTGCTCTGCAGTAGATAAACAAATATCCTgaaaaaacgaagaaattaACATGTTGCACAAATTGCAAACTGCGGCAATGCGGTAAGTATTGTACCTAGATAGATAATCACTGGATGTGTCTTCCAGATATTCTATTTTTGGTAAATGTTATGATGCTATCAAGCGATTGTTATGTAATCATGCGATATTTGTTTCGAGCCGATAGTTTCATCATGCCGCATTCTAAATGactattatttattacttatttGAAGTTCCCGGCGTTTCGCCTCCGCTTGCACCAACGCTGGCCCAAAAGTGGTACATCGCCAGATCAATAAACTACTCATAGCCAATCGTGGAGAAATCGCGTGTCGTGTGATGCGAACAGCCAACCGGCTCGGCATTCGTACGGTTGCTGTATTCTCCGATGCGGACGAAAAATCGCTCCACGTAAAACAAGCGAACGAAGCGTACAACATTGGCCCTGCTGCATCTCAACAGTCCTACCTTCGGGGGGATAAAATTTTGGCCGTGGCCAAAAAAGCAGGCTGTCAAGCAATTCATCCCGGTTATGGATTTCTGTCGGAGAATGTGGAGTTCGCTGAGTTGTGCCAACAGGAGGGAGTAACCTTTATCGGTCCACCGGCAAGTGCCATCCGAGATATGGGCATTAAGAGCACTTCCAAGCACATTATGTCCGCCGCAGGTGTACCGATCATCAACGGGTATCACGGAGAAGATCAGTCAAACGAGAGGCTTATGCAAGAGGCACAAAAGATAGGGTTTCCGCTTATGATCAAGGCGGTacgtggtggtggaggcaaaGGAATGCGCATTGCTGAAACGGAAGCAGATTTTATGCCCATGTTGCAATCTGCCAGGACCGAATCGGAGAAGGCTTTTGGTGATAGTGCAATGCTGCTGGAACGCTATGTACGATCGCCAAGACAC
Protein-coding sequences here:
- the LOC128302745 gene encoding dynein axonemal heavy chain 12-like, yielding MEHINIELLISLVQKRKLLWCPTDPGYSNKPLVEKSWKQVAGVLRCMLLFSLCFFHGVVQERRQFGPIGWNILYEFNETDLSISLTQLRMFLDEYEKVPYVALRYLTGECNYGGRVTDDWDRRCLNTLLAKFCTAQVLENERTDTLLANTLKTQSSLLIEYVILAQNTSTGVFRETPAELVISVSSNILKLLPPEFDRDAALEKYPTDYHQSMNTVLVQEMVPFNNLLICIRGRLQTARKAMQGLVAVSPTVEEVVSAILVGKIPSVWAKRSYPSLKTLGSYIADFIARLEFLQKWYDEGPPATFWVSGFFFTQAFLTGAQQNFARKYVIPIDLLVFDNGIGKRAGWDLQESIPRVLFDTILLKPMKKDDFVPRHTYRCPVYKTAEQRGTLSTTGHSTNFVIALLLNCDPNVKPDHWVLRGAAMLCQLSH